GCAGTAGGCAGATAATGCTGGAGTGGTTTTCCCTCCTTTTATACACCTTCAGTTTTCTAAACTCCTCGTTGGACTCCGTTCTCTCTGGAACACTTTCGGCTTGATTCTTCAGATCGGTTTGAAATGAGGCTGATAACACTGATCCAGACTCTCTCGTGTTAAACAGTGAGAAAACTTTAATCTGTTAAGACTCGTTCGTCGTCTTCCATCAGGGTGTTGGAGCTTAGGGCTGGTGAGAGGGTCAGGGACATCCTCAGGTTTTGGTCTTGTGagtcctccaggctgctgttctcctcaaactcctcctcttgctcttcctTCTCGTCCTCCGTCTTCCCCTTGAACGCCACGCCGTCTTGTACATTCGCGGGCAATGAGGCGGCGGAGTCCAGAGTTTCGTCCAGCTGTTCCGCCATGTGCTCGGAGAGCCCGTTGGGGGTCCGGGCCCGAGAGGAGGGCCACTCTCCCAGGGGGGTGTGGGCCTCAGACTCGCTCAGGCGCCGCCACGCTGGCAGGGAGTTGAGGTCGGAGCGATCCTCCGGTAGCTTGGTGGACTTTGAGGTTGATTCCTCATCCAGGATGGTGGAGGAGCCCCGCTTGCGTCTGGACTTACTGGTGTGGTTGACCTGGAGGTGCATGGCCATCAGCTCCGCCGACGAGGTCCGGAACGGGCAGAACAGGCACTGGCTCAGTTTGACCCCCGTCGAACTGTCCCCTCCTCCGTCCCCGCCTTCCTCTTCCGGTCCTCCCAGGCCGGGCGACGTGCGGCGAGATAAATCCAGGGGTTCAAACCCGCCCTCGTGGGTCAACGGCGCGGGTCTTTCATTGTCGCTCGCTGGTTGGACCATTCGGCTTGTGGTGAGGGGCTTACGCCGGGACACTTTGGGGGCCTTTGGTGGAGGAGATTCCCGAACCCAGCCTCTTTCCATCCCGCCTTGGTAGAGGGCGCCCATCACCCCGGACAGATACCTGTACTGGGTCTCCAGGTCAACATCCCTCAGGGCTGCCAGGGCCTTGCGGTGGTCCCTCTGGTCCGGGATCCCCAGGAGCCAGGACTGCTGGCCGGGCCGGGAGCCGGGCGAGTCGCCGGGATTCCGGTTGACCGGGCAGTGGTTGAACTGGGACCGGCGCTGCTTGAGTCCGGACGATCCAGAGCTCAGGCTGTTGACGGCGGACGCCAGACCAGACGAGGAGGAGTTGGAGGCGGCGGATAAGGCGTTGCGCTGCTCCCTGTGGTGCCGCTGGAGGTGGTATTTCAGAGAGCCGGACTGAGTACCCGCGTAGTCACAGTGGGGGCATTTGTAGGGTCTCTCACCTGGGGAAAGACAGCATCAAGTTAAACAGACTGCAAACATGGATGTGCTCACTTTCACAGGTCCACAGCATGCTGTTCAGATTTAAAACCGACTTTCAGCTCTAAACAGTTCAAGATGGAAAACATAAAgataatgtttattttttaatcatactGGTCTTATGGCTCGAGATCAGGGGTGTTAAATGTACGGCCCGTGGGACAGAACTAGCCCACCAGAGAGTCAAAGCTGAACCACAAGAGGAAATTTGGCAGTTGTGAGAAAGAAAGGCATTTACTGCAATAtacttcttttttgaacaccaGGGGTGCGCAGGGGTATAAGTTATAGTCTGTGAAAGGGTAGTTcattgaatgattttttttttttctttcttttgctcttGCTGCTCTTTATATTTATAGATTATAAAGCAACTGTTCTCTGGTCCGGTCCACTTGAGATCAAATTGAGGTCAGATTTTCTGGATGTGCTCTGAAATCCAAATCTCTCTAGAATTTACACTTCACCCATGACTTATTCAGAGCTCGGTTCAGCCCACAGTCCAAATCTGGAACATTTAGTGGAAGTCTGTATGTTTTTAACGTTTTGGGTTCCTCTTAACAGAAACAAGTCAATAACTCCACAATGAAGCTGCCATTTCATCTAAATGAGCGGAAACGCCACAGCCTTCATctacaagccacagacacatcTTGTCAGGCCGTGCTGAGCGGGAGCTGCAGTTACATCGATTCGAAGGAAGATGGCGGCCTTTCATTACCGATTAAAAATCACACAGCTGtgaaggatgaagaggatgatgtAGCATTTCAACAGGGACTGAACTGCATATGTAAAGCTCCAGGACCTGATCGAGTGCAGGCATGGACCAGCCGCCAGGAATGACGACATGAAAGTATCGCAGGGCACTGATATTCCTACGAGAGCGCGATAGAATACCTCGGCTTGAAATCAGTGACCATGTGGCGTTCGCTTGATGCAACAGAGTCCGCGGCTTATGAGAATGAAAGCTGTAGATGATCATGAAAAATATGAAAGCGGCGTGATAAGCCGTGCCAGCTATAGATGAGTAATGATGATGGCAACACTACAAAGACTTCATTAAGTACATTTCGGCTATTGTCTTCTTGCTGGAAAGACTTGGATAAGCCCCAGTTACCAGTTGCTGATGATTGGTGGCGTCTAAAAAATGGAAGAGGggttttttaattttgatcAAATACATCAAGCGAAggcaaataataaaaaaaaatgacaatgacTCATGCTGATAAAGTCTTATGAATATGGATCATTAATTAAGAGCGTGAGTGAGTGCTGTGAGAGATCCCAATTTTCATTCAAGTCCTACTCAATTGTCACCACATACTCAGTTATGaggatttagaaaaaaaaaaatctttttattctgcttttttgtctttgaaaccTGTTAGAGCCTGGCCTCGACAGTCAGAATAATTTAGTCAGGATTAGAGGTGAAATTAAGAGAaatgattaataaaaaaaaagtcttgtgcGAGTCAAAGGCAGAAGATATGAAAAATGCACAATGATATGTACCAGGTTTACTCTTGTTCACTGTTTACACATGGAGACATTACTGAAAAGTGGCGTTGGGAATAGAGCAGCCTGAGGCCCCGTTCACACAACGGCTCTTCAGTGAAAACgcgtttttacattttcatatcTAGAATGTTTCGTGTTTAGATGTccaatgtccatttacacagaaatagcAGAAATGTTGAAACTGATACAGCTAGCAAACAGATTGCAgacagagttggagcatttGTGATCAAGTTctaccttgggagccattttctaAAACTTGTGCTTTCAGGATCAGCGAGCATCGTTTTCACTTAAATGCTGTCGTCCAAACGGGGCATAAAAGCTTCAGTTATCTTAGGTGTCGTTTGCACAaagttttcaagagaaaacagaaaacctgtgTGCCGGTTTGGGTGCTTCAACAGCTGAGACCCTGAAACAgcaattgtttttaaaaaagtctcCCAAGGTGGGATTTTTTTGAAAGATCTCCGACTCTGTGtccatggaaacacaacttttctgaaaagctgctgctgtagtgaatagttgttctgcacatcCGCAAATCCatggagaaaaacactgtttgcCTCCAGACTGTCGTGACTTCCAGTCCGTATTCTCCTGGGATCTGGTCGTTTTAGGGTTGACGGTCATAACTATCCAGCTGGGTCGTCTCTCCGTACGGATGTCAGTGTACTCGCCAGagttaatgtttacagcatactgttctctgtgtgcaggagtgtggtttcattacaaaaactacCAACAGCGCCCGCTCACGACCTGGCAAGCTAACTCCatcatttcagcttttctgctgtttctctgtccCTGTGATTAGCTTGTCTTGACGTGtctgttgctgcttcttctctgtTAAATTAGTTGAAATCTTTTTAAAACTGTGACAAAATCCTAATGTTTCAAAGCGCACAATGACTTATTTTAAAGAGCTACAGAAAGTCgtatgtttttgtttgagtttGAGCTATACAGGTTAGTTTAGAAGAAAAGGATGCCCTTTTAATTAGcaggaatctgaaaaaaaaaaatgcttttttgacTTTCAGTGGTGGTAGCGTTACAGGCTAGGTGGCAGAAATAAGCTTTCCCCCGTTTTAATCCCTGGAGCggcttgatttttttctctctctctctgaaacaATTGTTAATATGCGCTGAAGCAAGGCACTTAAGCAAGAATTGCTCCAGTGGAGCTGCTCAGGTGCCTTCAGTAGAGGGCTATGATTAGCGCTGGCCAGCTCTCTGGGGGTGAACATGTAAAAAAGAGCACCGGAGCTCTGTAAAAATCCAGGATGCTCAGTGAAACCTTTCCGGGGATTTATAAAGGTTAGAAAAGTAAATGCGGCTTGTTAAACTCACAGCAgtgtctcacctgtgtgaactCTCAGGTGCACTTTGAGATGGTGTGAAGAGCGGAAGGCTTTCCCACAGTAGGGGCAGTCTTTTATCCCTCTACCACGCACTCGCTCCCTGGTGGGAACTGATGGTATGGAGGAGACTGCTGTCAAGCCATTTTCTCCTGCAAGTGTGGAAAAAcgtgaaaaaatatataaagatGACAGCTGGTGTGAAGCGCCTCAAGAGAACGTCTATTTACGATTGAAagaaagtatgaaaaaaaaaacacactcttgTGATAATGAGAACATTActtgcaggaaaacaaacacaaccccATAAacgaaacaagaaaaaaagcagttgCGATACCTTTGTAGCTTGAGATGGCAGAGTGAAACCCTGTAGCTGGTCCTGCTGCATGTGATCCGCTGCTGTTCAGCTTCGACTCCTGCCTCACTTCTCCCATTTGTTGGGATCCTCCACCGTGGAGCTGTGCTTCCTGCCTCGCTTCGCCGCTGCCTCCTCTTCCGAACGCCGCTCCTTTACGGCTGCCGCTTCCCTcttcctcgccgccgccgcctcctttCTGGGGCCTCTGGCTGTGAACGCGAGCATGAaccaccacctgctgcaggctgcGGAAGAGCTTTCCACAGTCTGGGCATTCCCATGGTCCTCCTGTTCCTCCCGTCTCTTCTCTGGGATCCAGGCCTCCCAGATAAGCTCTGACCTGGTCGGCTTCCGTGATGATTGAACCTCGACTTTGGCCTTGCTGCTGGCCTCGCTGATgaggcctctgctgctgctgctgctgctgctgctgttgctgctgagcGACGGCCAGACTGCGAGCCACGAGCTGCCACCAAGTCGCCTGCTCGCCTccctctgaagctgctgctgttccttcaCCTGTGCCCCCTCCTCGAGttgctccccctcctcttccggATTCGCCTCCTCCCGAGCTGCCACCGATACCACTGCTTACGCCATTGCCCATCTCCGCCACCTGAGCAACGGCTTGGAGTCTCTCCATGCAGCTGGCCCCACTGCCGTCGTTTGGCAGGCCCAGGTAGCTCAGGATAGCTGATTTACTCAAGCCCATTCCAATTCTGCCTCCAGTTTCTCTGTCAGATCTTTGTTGTCCACCtctcccgccgcctcctccttgCTGAGCCAGAAGAAGGCTTGAGTAGAGGGCATTGAGAGACTGATTAGCAGAACCTTTAGGTTGATGTTCAGCGCCCCCCAGTCCCCCGGGGGCCACCAGTCCAGCCTTTAGGCCAAGCTTATTGAGATGAACTTTCATGTGGTTTTTGAGGAACCAAGGCTCCTTGAAGCCACGGCCACATACCTGGCACTTGTGGTCCAAGGAGTCCTTGTGCTTTCGCATGTGTCCCTTCAGGAACCAAGACTGTGTGAATCGTTGTCCACAAGTGTCACAGCGAAATGCCGGCAGTGAGGAGGACGCAGCCGCTGGAGCACCTGACGTCACCTGCGGGTTGCTgggaggcggggcgggggtATGGGTCGGCGTGGGCACCGGGGTGTCAGGGGTGGCAATGATGGGCCTGGAATTGAAGGCCGGCGGCAGAGCAGGTGCCTCAGGGGACGGGTGGCACTCCTGCAAGTGGGATGCCAGGCTCTCCTCTTGGCTCGCAGAGAATGGACAAAGAGTGCATTTGTACGGGTTGTGGAGGATGCGGACGTGGCGAGCCAATTCTGAAGCTGTGCGGAATTTTCCTTTGCAGGCATGGCAGCGAAACGTAGGCGCAATGGAAGTGGATGCACTTTCCCCGAGGGCAGAAGAAAACGGAGAGGTCACAGACACTGGATCCTCTGTGAGAGGAGGGGTCAGGGGTGTGCTGTCATCCAGCAGAAAGCTTGAGTGCTGGTCGGTCTGCAGGTCGTCATCTAGACCTTTCACGTTACCGTTGACGTCCTCCTCTTCTGTGAGATGCTGGATGAGAGTGCCTGGAAGTAAACGCTGGTTTGGATGACTTCTGTGACTCAAGTCTTTGTGGTTCTGCTGGATTTTGAGGTGCTGCTTTAGGGGAGCAGAGGGGAGTCCGGTCCGGTATAAGGCTGAAGCTCGACGGTCTCGGTCCAGACTGTGAGCTCGCGCATGTAAAGACAAAATGCTTTGGAAGCGAAATCTCTTCCCACACACGTGACAAGGAAACTTGAGTGCGGGGCCTGAGGAAGACCCCCCGACTCCAGGCACGGCCCTGGTAACAGTGTCCttctggaacagctggaggtcCAGCTCATTGCTGCAGTTTCCACTCTGTCCTGAAGATAGGGCCAGCTCCAGGGCGCCATACCCAAGTATCGGCGCTGATGGCGTATCTGGTGGAGAAGAGTCTAACAGAGGGCTGCACCCAGCGTCTTGTCCTCCACCTCCGGGGAACAAAGCCACTGCCGGTGTCGGGGACGGGGGGTCTCCATCAAGCCCGTCCTCATCATCGACCTCATCACCCTCTTGATGATTGTTGTCACTGTCTTCGTGGAGGGGGAACGGAGAGAGGGGGAAATAAGGCGTGATCTCCGGACTCTGGGGGGAAGGTTCAGGGCTGTGGATGGGCAGAACGATGGGGCTGCTGGGCAGCGAGAGCTGGgtgtgaggagaggaggccTGGGGGCTGTGGTCCAGAGATGGCAGCGTTGGGGGAGACTGGGGCGGCTCACAAGAAAgcgacaacacacactctggtggAGAATCCATCCTCTGTtggtacaaaacacacacagaagacagAAGAGGATTTAAAGTCTTGCATCACTCCTTTTTAGAAAAACAAGATATAATCTATATGTCTTCGATCAGTAGAGGGTTACCAGCTTCGTATGCGGCGTTATGCCATTCTTCACTGTTTTGGCTGAGAGGGGACGCACAGCAGTGGCAGCCTCCTTCCTTAATTTTCTGGGGAcaaacacaagcaaacaaactTAATGAGTGCATGATAACGAAAAGAAAGACTTCACTTAAAATATCTTATTTGcaatcaaaaatcaaataattGCATGCACTTGAAGTTGCTGccagttaaaaagaaaacacattaagCTCATTACCAAAGCTATTATCTAAAGACTTTAGGTAAATTAGCAATATAAGTATCAGCATAAGCATGCTTCTGAAAAATCGAGCAGTGAACTGCAGGTAACGGAGTTTCCCGAGAAAGGATTAAAAGCAATTTGCGCTGATATGCTTTGAATATATTCCACCT
The nucleotide sequence above comes from Salarias fasciatus chromosome 3, fSalaFa1.1, whole genome shotgun sequence. Encoded proteins:
- the znf219 gene encoding zinc finger protein 219 — encoded protein: MDSPPECVLSLSCEPPQSPPTLPSLDHSPQASSPHTQLSLPSSPIVLPIHSPEPSPQSPEITPYFPLSPFPLHEDSDNNHQEGDEVDDEDGLDGDPPSPTPAVALFPGGGGQDAGCSPLLDSSPPDTPSAPILGYGALELALSSGQSGNCSNELDLQLFQKDTVTRAVPGVGGSSSGPALKFPCHVCGKRFRFQSILSLHARAHSLDRDRRASALYRTGLPSAPLKQHLKIQQNHKDLSHRSHPNQRLLPGTLIQHLTEEEDVNGNVKGLDDDLQTDQHSSFLLDDSTPLTPPLTEDPVSVTSPFSSALGESASTSIAPTFRCHACKGKFRTASELARHVRILHNPYKCTLCPFSASQEESLASHLQECHPSPEAPALPPAFNSRPIIATPDTPVPTPTHTPAPPPSNPQVTSGAPAAASSSLPAFRCDTCGQRFTQSWFLKGHMRKHKDSLDHKCQVCGRGFKEPWFLKNHMKVHLNKLGLKAGLVAPGGLGGAEHQPKGSANQSLNALYSSLLLAQQGGGGGRGGQQRSDRETGGRIGMGLSKSAILSYLGLPNDGSGASCMERLQAVAQVAEMGNGVSSGIGGSSGGGESGRGGGATRGGGTGEGTAAASEGGEQATWWQLVARSLAVAQQQQQQQQQQQQRPHQRGQQQGQSRGSIITEADQVRAYLGGLDPREETGGTGGPWECPDCGKLFRSLQQVVVHARVHSQRPQKGGGGGEEEGSGSRKGAAFGRGGSGEARQEAQLHGGGSQQMGEVRQESKLNSSGSHAAGPATGFHSAISSYKGENGLTAVSSIPSVPTRERVRGRGIKDCPYCGKAFRSSHHLKVHLRVHTGERPYKCPHCDYAGTQSGSLKYHLQRHHREQRNALSAASNSSSSGLASAVNSLSSGSSGLKQRRSQFNHCPVNRNPGDSPGSRPGQQSWLLGIPDQRDHRKALAALRDVDLETQYRYLSGVMGALYQGGMERGWVRESPPPKAPKVSRRKPLTTSRMVQPASDNERPAPLTHEGGFEPLDLSRRTSPGLGGPEEEGGDGGGDSSTGVKLSQCLFCPFRTSSAELMAMHLQVNHTSKSRRKRGSSTILDEESTSKSTKLPEDRSDLNSLPAWRRLSESEAHTPLGEWPSSRARTPNGLSEHMAEQLDETLDSAASLPANVQDGVAFKGKTEDEKEEQEEEFEENSSLEDSQDQNLRMSLTLSPALSSNTLMEDDERVLTD